The genomic DNA AATCAATCTGGTGCAGGCAGAGGGGTTGGATTGGGGCGCCCAGGCCAGCTGGGACGAGGACCTGGGCCGGGTTCGCTGTGAGGAGACCCTGCAGCTGGGGGCCCTGGTCCTGGAGCGGCGGCCCTGGAAAGGGGCATCCGGCTCCCTGGTGCTTGCAGCCCTGATTGAGGGAATCCGCGGCCAGGGGCTCAGCTGCCTCCCCTGGAGTGCCAGCAGCCGCCAACTCCAACAGCGCCTGGCCCTGGCCCATCAACACCTGGGTGATGCCTGGCCCGATGCCAACCCCGAGGCCCTGCTGGCAAACCTGGAGCACTGGCTCGCTCCCCACCTAGACGGCTACCGGGCCCTCACTGATTTGGCCAAGCTCAATTTGGCCGAGGCCCTTTGGGGGGATTCGGATTGGTCGCTGAGGCCCCAGCTGGATCAACTGCTGCCAACGGCCCTCACCGTGCCCTCCGGCCGCCGGGTCGAGCTCAACTACGACAGCGGACAGCCCGTACTGGCCGTGAAATTGCAGGAGCTATTTGGGTCCAAAAGCAGCCCCACAGTGCTGGCGGGCCAACTGCCTGTGACGGTGCACCTGCTTACCCCGGCGGGGCGCCCGGCCGCGATCACCCAGGATCTGGCGGGCTTTTGGAGCACCAGCTACCCAGCCGTGCGCAAGGAGTTGCGGGGGCGATACCCCAAACATCCCTGGCCAGAGGACCCCAGCTCCGCGGTTGCGACCGCCCTCACAAAGGCCCGGCAAGCCAGTTAACTAGCCCAATCCCGCAGGGGGCCAGAATTGCTGAAAACAGCTCCCCCAGCTTGGCCCGTTTTTACGTCAACAACCGCCGTGATGGCTCCCGGCTTCTCAGCAGCGCCCTGGTGATTACCTGCATCGGACTGGTCCGCTTTGACCATCCCGCGGGCAGATTCGTGGCAATAGTGGCTGGCTTGGTGAGCCTTTACTGGTGGCTTGGCTACCGGCAACTGAGCCAATGAGGAGTGGCGCCAGCTCGGCCATTCCCCACTACAGCGTCAGCGAACTAAACGGCGCGGTCGCCACGCTGCTGGAGAGGGGCTTTGCCCCACGATTTCTGCTAGACGCCACCGCCATCAAGCCCCAGCTCAAAAAGGGACACCTTTGGCTAACCCTGAGCGACGGTCAGGCATCGATCTCCGCGGTGGTCTGGGCCTCCCAGCTGGGCAAGCTCAGCTTCATGCCCAACGACGGCGACGGCATCGTGGTGGTGGGCAAGCTCAACTTTTGGGCTAATCGGGCCTCTCTCTGCGTCCAGGTGCTGGAGATCAGGGCCAGCCTGGGCGGGGTGTTGCGCCAATTTGAACGGGTGAAGGAGCTGCTGGATGGGGAGGGCATGCTGGATCCAGGCCAAAAACGGCCCCTACCTGCCCTTCCGAATCGCATTGCCCTGCTGACCAGTGTGCCCAGCTCAGCCCTGGCCGACATGCTGCGCACAGCTAAGGAACGCTGGCCGGCCACATCCGTGCTGGTGGTGCCAATCCCTGTGCAGGGTCAGGTTGAGGCCACCATTTGCCGGGCCATTGAGCAGGTAGGTGGCAGGGCTAGGGCCCTGGGCATCGAAGCCCTGGTGCTGGCCCGGGGCGGCGGCAGCAGGGAGGATTTGGCGGTATTCGACGGGGAAGCATTGGCCCGCTGCCTACTCGCATGCCCCATCCCCGTGGTGTGTGGTCTGGGCCACGAAGACGACACCACCGTGGCCGACCTCGTAGCCGACTACCGCGCCGCCACCCCCACCGCAGCCCTGGTGGCCGTGCTGCCAGATCGGGCCACAGCCCTGGCGGGAATCCAGCAGCTGCGCCAATACCTGCTGCAGATCCTGGCGCTCCAGCTCAATGGTGCCATAAGCAGCCTCAAGCAACTCCAGCAGCGGCTCAGCAACCTCCATCCGCTGGACCTGTTGAAACAACACCGGCTCAAGCTCAGCCACCAACGCCAATTACTTAGGGCCCTCTCGCCCCAACACCTACTGGCCCGGGGATTCAGCCTAGTGAGGGACCAGCAGGGGAGGCTGGTGCGCTCGGTCAGCCAACTGGAACTGGGAGATAGGCTGCAAATCCAATTAGATGATGGGGGAGTGGATGCCGAGGTCCGCCAAATCCAGTAAAGCCACAGCAAAGGATGTGACAGCCAGCCTTAGCTATGCAGAATCACGTACGGCCCTCGAGCTCACCCTCTCGCAACTGCAATCCAACGACCTAGACGTAGAAGCCATGGCCGGTCTATATCGCCAGGCAATGTCCTATGCGGACCGCTGCGAAGCGCTGCTCGAGTCAGTAGAGCAAGAGGTAAAGCTCTGGGACATGGACAAACCCGATTCCCCGCCAGAAACCTTCAAACAAGAAAGCCCTGCGTAACCAAGACCTGGTCGATAAGGCCCCGGGCAATAGCGCCCCAATAGCAAAAGATTCAACTGATAACACCAAG from Cyanobium sp. WAJ14-Wanaka includes the following:
- the xseA gene encoding exodeoxyribonuclease VII large subunit — protein: MRSGASSAIPHYSVSELNGAVATLLERGFAPRFLLDATAIKPQLKKGHLWLTLSDGQASISAVVWASQLGKLSFMPNDGDGIVVVGKLNFWANRASLCVQVLEIRASLGGVLRQFERVKELLDGEGMLDPGQKRPLPALPNRIALLTSVPSSALADMLRTAKERWPATSVLVVPIPVQGQVEATICRAIEQVGGRARALGIEALVLARGGGSREDLAVFDGEALARCLLACPIPVVCGLGHEDDTTVADLVADYRAATPTAALVAVLPDRATALAGIQQLRQYLLQILALQLNGAISSLKQLQQRLSNLHPLDLLKQHRLKLSHQRQLLRALSPQHLLARGFSLVRDQQGRLVRSVSQLELGDRLQIQLDDGGVDAEVRQIQ
- the xseB gene encoding exodeoxyribonuclease VII small subunit, encoding MTASLSYAESRTALELTLSQLQSNDLDVEAMAGLYRQAMSYADRCEALLESVEQEVKLWDMDKPDSPPETFKQESPA